The following proteins are co-located in the Citricoccus sp. K5 genome:
- a CDS encoding helix-turn-helix transcriptional regulator, with amino-acid sequence MSEQDTYQRLGALADQQLKLSHESRRQFILRIGASENTVSDFIKGKRIPTTRILRAVAEGLEWDWSKVTQAIASDSDPADLQLTDLQSDPWTSASTSTVSSEIFDASDDALLVELTRRLADRNATIRELQARLQNAQSAPDDAEPGLPPNVYELAADKDRSGHGRAIRDEIDSAGEESQDS; translated from the coding sequence ATGAGCGAACAGGACACCTACCAACGACTCGGCGCACTCGCCGACCAGCAACTCAAACTGAGCCATGAATCTCGCAGGCAGTTCATCCTCCGCATCGGAGCATCCGAGAACACCGTCTCCGACTTCATCAAGGGCAAGCGCATCCCCACCACCAGAATCCTCCGGGCCGTGGCCGAAGGCCTCGAGTGGGACTGGTCGAAAGTCACCCAGGCCATCGCCTCAGACTCCGACCCTGCTGACCTTCAGCTAACCGACCTTCAGTCCGACCCTTGGACCAGCGCCAGCACCAGCACCGTCTCGAGCGAGATCTTCGACGCGTCCGATGACGCCCTCCTCGTAGAGCTCACTCGACGGCTCGCTGACCGGAATGCCACCATCCGAGAATTGCAAGCACGTCTCCAGAACGCCCAATCTGCGCCCGACGACGCCGAACCCGGCCTTCCGCCCAACGTCTACGAGTTGGCGGCCGACAAGGACCGGTCCGGTCATGGCCGAGCCATCCGGGACGAGATTGACAGTGCAGGGGAGGAGTCGCAGGACAGCTAA
- a CDS encoding helix-turn-helix transcriptional regulator, with protein sequence MNTATLPFAIGAPETTDDERIAVGKRLRFIRSNIHLIRNDLFGRPVGQQDIANALQIGRATVAHYERGSRNIPDWVIQDIAAMYGIDVDLLTPTARRGLSPRIHGVPA encoded by the coding sequence ATGAACACCGCAACCCTCCCCTTCGCAATAGGGGCACCAGAAACCACAGATGACGAACGAATCGCCGTCGGCAAGCGGCTGCGCTTCATCCGTTCCAATATCCACCTCATCCGCAACGACCTTTTCGGCCGCCCTGTCGGACAGCAGGACATCGCCAACGCCCTGCAGATCGGCCGAGCAACCGTCGCTCACTACGAACGTGGATCCCGAAACATCCCCGACTGGGTGATTCAGGACATCGCCGCCATGTACGGCATCGACGTCGATCTCCTCACCCCGACCGCACGACGCGGGCTCTCGCCTCGCATCCACGGGGTGCCGGCATGA
- a CDS encoding glutaredoxin domain-containing protein — MRTITVYSKTNCQQCTATKRWLTKAGTPYEVKQVDLPLASAERDIAAIKALGYKGVPVTIVSRDGVPDEHWHGFRPDKLEAFCAADFEEKVA; from the coding sequence ATGCGCACCATCACCGTCTACTCCAAGACCAACTGCCAGCAGTGCACCGCCACGAAGCGGTGGCTCACCAAAGCCGGCACCCCCTACGAGGTCAAACAGGTTGACCTTCCCCTGGCCTCGGCCGAACGGGACATCGCCGCCATCAAGGCCCTCGGCTACAAGGGTGTCCCGGTGACCATCGTGTCCCGCGACGGAGTCCCGGACGAGCACTGGCACGGGTTCCGGCCCGACAAGCTCGAAGCGTTCTGCGCCGCTGACTTCGAGGAGAAGGTGGCATGA
- a CDS encoding helix-turn-helix domain-containing protein: MPTVLLSVKQAAERLNEHPDTTRARLRAGELKGTRFSKRGAWKVTEAAVEHLIKRSTK, from the coding sequence ATGCCGACCGTTCTCCTGTCTGTGAAGCAGGCCGCTGAGCGCCTCAACGAACACCCCGACACGACCCGGGCCCGGCTCCGGGCCGGTGAGCTCAAGGGCACCCGGTTCTCGAAGCGCGGCGCGTGGAAGGTCACCGAAGCCGCCGTCGAACATCTCATCAAGAGGAGCACCAAGTGA
- a CDS encoding RecT family recombinase, translating to MSNAVATRGDTALTIHPGQTEFNEAQVATLAQLGMDRANRGDLAVFFHQAVRTGLDPFARQIYMIERQGKQTIQTGIDGFRLIARRAVNNSRETFGYEDTLWCGPDGQWTDVWLSKDQPAAAKVTVVRNGERFPAVALFDEYAGRKRDGGLMQMWATKGALMLAKCAEALALRKAFPQDLSGLYTSDEMQQADYQGPSGPARPDAPASQGGGSRIAQARQRAQSQGKAPSAPSPAQAAEPEAPADEPSEPMCDRDLWNHISKALDGLDVTTPDDKLAAVSDMLGRRITRGGEMTAAEAHGVLSKLDPTVGQDDAVEAEIVDEADAA from the coding sequence ATGAGCAACGCAGTAGCAACCCGAGGCGATACCGCCCTGACCATCCACCCCGGGCAGACCGAGTTCAACGAAGCGCAGGTAGCCACCCTGGCGCAGCTCGGCATGGACCGGGCCAATCGTGGCGACCTCGCCGTGTTCTTCCACCAGGCAGTCCGAACAGGGCTTGACCCCTTCGCCCGTCAGATCTACATGATCGAACGGCAGGGCAAGCAGACCATCCAGACCGGCATCGACGGGTTCCGCCTGATCGCCCGCCGTGCGGTGAACAACTCCCGTGAGACGTTCGGGTACGAGGACACTCTGTGGTGCGGGCCGGACGGTCAGTGGACGGATGTGTGGCTGTCCAAGGATCAGCCCGCCGCTGCCAAGGTGACCGTGGTCCGCAACGGTGAGCGGTTCCCGGCTGTGGCCCTTTTCGATGAATACGCCGGACGCAAGCGAGATGGCGGCCTCATGCAGATGTGGGCTACCAAGGGCGCCCTGATGCTCGCCAAGTGCGCCGAGGCTCTGGCCCTGCGCAAGGCGTTCCCGCAGGATCTGTCCGGCCTGTACACCTCCGACGAGATGCAGCAGGCCGACTACCAGGGTCCGTCCGGCCCTGCTCGCCCTGACGCCCCGGCATCCCAGGGTGGCGGCTCTCGGATCGCTCAGGCCCGCCAGCGTGCACAGTCCCAGGGCAAGGCGCCCTCCGCGCCCTCCCCTGCCCAGGCTGCCGAACCAGAGGCCCCAGCCGACGAGCCCTCGGAGCCGATGTGCGACCGCGACCTGTGGAACCACATCAGCAAGGCACTCGACGGGCTCGACGTCACCACCCCCGACGACAAGCTAGCCGCCGTGTCCGACATGCTCGGCCGCCGGATCACCCGCGGCGGGGAAATGACCGCAGCCGAAGCGCACGGCGTGCTCTCCAAACTCGACCCCACCGTTGGCCAGGACGACGCAGTGGAAGCCGAAATCGTGGACGAGGCGGACGCGGCATGA
- a CDS encoding helicase associated domain-containing protein: MTDSPRLLHPEWVLFYRQGITPEKIAELNDHPVQKVRDYLGRITHKYPEMVAGRLYLHDQPRPRPTTVVDRDRRWKAAHARVMAFIEEHGRRPYRNSYDDPEGPLSQWLSTQRSEHKLGRLAVHRARWLDETIPGWKTDTRSLHHDAAWRLRLIDAVQFRREHDRWPRSAGPEDPLSDWIGHQRTRHRTGKLPTEQRRALDRDLPGWRD, encoded by the coding sequence ATGACCGACAGCCCCCGCCTACTCCACCCGGAGTGGGTGCTGTTCTACCGGCAGGGCATCACCCCCGAGAAGATCGCCGAGCTCAACGACCACCCCGTGCAGAAGGTCCGTGACTACCTGGGCCGCATCACACACAAGTACCCCGAGATGGTGGCCGGCCGCCTGTACCTCCACGACCAGCCCCGGCCACGGCCCACGACGGTCGTGGATCGCGACCGTCGGTGGAAGGCCGCCCACGCCCGCGTGATGGCGTTCATTGAGGAGCACGGCCGGCGCCCGTACCGGAACTCCTACGACGATCCCGAGGGGCCCCTCTCCCAATGGCTGTCCACGCAGCGCTCCGAGCACAAGCTAGGACGGCTGGCCGTGCACCGGGCCCGGTGGCTCGACGAGACGATCCCCGGCTGGAAGACGGACACCCGCAGCCTTCACCACGACGCAGCATGGAGACTCCGCCTGATCGACGCCGTCCAGTTCCGGAGAGAGCACGACCGGTGGCCGAGGTCTGCCGGTCCGGAAGACCCACTGAGCGACTGGATCGGCCACCAGCGCACCAGACACCGCACCGGGAAACTCCCCACCGAGCAGCGCCGCGCCCTGGACCGGGACCTACCCGGATGGCGGGACTGA
- a CDS encoding HNH endonuclease signature motif containing protein, translating to MTITRRPIGERLWERVDKTGTCWIWTGPVNDNGYGVISTGGREGRLLRVHRLAYELLVGPIPEGLHIDHVRNKGCASRRCVNPDHLEPVTQAENNRRAFENHTHCPRGHELPPKTAPGVRRPQCRTCKSEYDRKRHQKRKASA from the coding sequence ATGACGATCACCCGGCGCCCCATTGGCGAACGCCTCTGGGAGCGCGTGGACAAGACCGGCACCTGCTGGATCTGGACCGGGCCAGTCAACGACAACGGCTATGGCGTCATCAGCACCGGTGGCCGTGAAGGGCGCCTCCTGAGAGTCCACCGGCTTGCCTACGAACTCCTCGTCGGACCTATTCCGGAGGGCCTCCACATCGACCACGTCAGGAACAAGGGGTGCGCGTCGAGAAGGTGCGTCAACCCGGACCACCTTGAGCCAGTCACGCAGGCGGAGAACAACCGCCGCGCCTTCGAGAACCACACCCATTGCCCGCGAGGGCACGAACTCCCACCCAAGACCGCTCCCGGCGTCCGCCGGCCCCAGTGCAGGACCTGCAAGAGCGAATACGACCGCAAGCGACATCAGAAACGGAAGGCATCAGCATGA
- a CDS encoding M23 family metallopeptidase: MHSSHRRTIVEKRWRKFRVRGFHEALVELRFAGNGQENLREIPGALDGITFRWERFMPTIDGARLTDIYGYREWRDEDPYLDAYHYGIDIAGVTPNTRPAIFAAANGQVEFVGSYVVPNRNGQHIGIRHPDGTLSFYGHISDPRVSQGQRVGRGQRIATMGNTGTANVHLHFESWVTDQTTHRNPISWLSQYGWSLSGDRLRDTGDFPDDPTYGNYQEDEVLFLYGASKGRVLSGGVFAGVHVSVIEQARAAGIPVISLTDAGHASLVASFGLS; encoded by the coding sequence ATGCATTCATCGCATCGCAGAACCATCGTCGAAAAAAGGTGGCGCAAATTTCGTGTGAGGGGTTTTCATGAAGCGCTCGTTGAACTACGGTTTGCAGGGAACGGCCAGGAAAATCTAAGGGAGATTCCAGGCGCATTAGACGGGATAACTTTTAGATGGGAACGCTTCATGCCCACAATTGATGGCGCCCGATTGACCGATATTTATGGGTATCGTGAATGGCGTGACGAGGATCCATACTTGGATGCGTATCATTACGGGATCGACATTGCTGGCGTCACTCCCAACACCCGCCCGGCAATTTTCGCCGCAGCTAATGGCCAAGTGGAGTTCGTCGGCTCCTATGTTGTTCCGAATCGGAATGGTCAACATATCGGCATTCGACACCCGGACGGCACGCTCTCGTTCTACGGTCACATCAGTGATCCTCGCGTGTCTCAGGGTCAGAGAGTCGGCCGAGGTCAGCGAATCGCAACGATGGGCAACACGGGTACAGCGAATGTCCACTTGCATTTTGAGTCTTGGGTGACCGATCAGACTACTCACAGAAACCCGATTTCATGGCTCAGTCAATACGGCTGGTCACTTTCGGGTGATCGTTTACGAGACACCGGTGATTTCCCGGATGATCCCACATATGGTAACTATCAGGAGGATGAAGTGCTTTTTCTTTACGGGGCCAGCAAGGGTCGAGTTCTGTCGGGCGGCGTCTTCGCCGGGGTGCACGTTTCGGTAATTGAGCAGGCACGGGCCGCAGGGATCCCGGTCATTTCGCTCACCGATGCCGGGCACGCAAGCTTGGTTGCCTCATTCGGTCTGTCCTGA
- a CDS encoding ImmA/IrrE family metallo-endopeptidase, with translation MPERIAAALGIPVLAARLPINLAGVTDGSRIWVDDRLTEVERRCAIAHELVHIDAGHTHHQPPKIETWVRRQAAEWLIPWEALWRHRHVVNLHELADHLEVTHPVLLDRLHHLTDHQKHQLAEGLAP, from the coding sequence GTGCCCGAACGAATCGCGGCGGCCCTGGGCATCCCCGTCCTTGCCGCTCGACTCCCCATCAACCTCGCCGGCGTCACCGACGGCTCACGGATCTGGGTCGATGACCGACTCACCGAAGTGGAACGGCGGTGCGCCATCGCCCACGAGCTCGTCCACATCGACGCCGGGCACACCCATCACCAGCCCCCGAAGATCGAAACATGGGTACGGCGCCAGGCCGCCGAGTGGCTCATCCCATGGGAAGCCCTGTGGCGGCACCGCCACGTGGTCAACCTCCACGAACTCGCCGACCACCTCGAGGTGACCCACCCAGTCCTCCTCGACCGGCTCCACCACCTCACCGACCACCAGAAGCACCAACTCGCAGAAGGACTCGCACCATGA
- a CDS encoding site-specific integrase — translation MSRVVDLWMRKDKSRTARYGKGKRWQAIRTNGRGAEEKKSFDLKDEAIEWAHDKSKRGAADPISVTEYAAQWEARQIHQRKSSRDTIASTVRLSIVPALGDKVMDEVTRAEVQDAVLAWSQDYKLAPSTVRRTYSYLSGIFTEAALDGVVEKSPCVKIRLPPLSSERIVPLTVEQVQTIADTILPRYREVVLVVAATGLRPGEWRGLTADRVDLKNGFITVDRQNRGDSPMPTFGPLKTPFSRRVLSVGPATLEVLRPLVENPGPEGLVFHYGGEGFSRNRASGVWSRMRTKLPWAGPGFHQLRHHHASVLLSQGASVVAVARRLGHKDGTETLQTYAHVMPEDDSMLVGLSDGLIKLNRHKTATDPAKVA, via the coding sequence ATGAGCCGCGTCGTCGACCTCTGGATGCGGAAGGACAAGAGCCGGACCGCCCGGTACGGGAAGGGCAAGCGCTGGCAGGCGATCCGCACGAACGGCCGCGGCGCCGAGGAGAAGAAGTCCTTCGATCTGAAGGACGAAGCAATCGAATGGGCTCACGACAAGAGCAAGCGGGGCGCCGCAGATCCGATTTCGGTCACCGAGTACGCCGCACAGTGGGAGGCTCGTCAGATCCATCAGCGGAAGTCATCGCGGGACACGATCGCGTCCACGGTTCGGCTCAGCATCGTGCCAGCACTGGGGGACAAGGTCATGGACGAGGTCACGCGGGCCGAGGTCCAGGATGCCGTGCTGGCCTGGTCTCAGGACTACAAGCTGGCCCCGTCCACCGTCCGACGGACGTACTCGTACCTCAGTGGGATCTTCACGGAAGCCGCACTGGATGGCGTGGTGGAGAAGTCGCCGTGCGTGAAGATCAGGTTGCCCCCACTCTCTTCGGAACGGATCGTGCCGCTCACGGTCGAGCAGGTCCAGACGATCGCGGACACCATCCTGCCGCGGTACCGGGAGGTCGTCCTCGTGGTTGCGGCCACCGGTTTGCGCCCGGGGGAGTGGCGTGGCCTGACCGCGGACCGCGTTGACCTGAAGAACGGCTTCATCACCGTGGACCGCCAGAACCGAGGGGACTCTCCGATGCCGACCTTCGGGCCCCTCAAGACACCGTTCTCACGCCGGGTTCTGAGCGTTGGACCAGCCACACTTGAGGTGTTGCGCCCTCTGGTCGAGAACCCGGGGCCGGAGGGTCTCGTCTTCCATTACGGCGGTGAGGGATTCTCCCGAAACCGAGCCTCCGGCGTCTGGTCGAGAATGCGCACCAAGCTGCCATGGGCGGGCCCGGGGTTCCATCAGCTGCGGCATCACCACGCGTCGGTGCTCCTGTCCCAGGGTGCATCGGTGGTGGCAGTCGCCCGCCGGCTGGGGCACAAGGACGGCACGGAGACGCTGCAGACCTACGCTCACGTGATGCCCGAGGACGACTCCATGCTGGTGGGTCTGTCGGACGGTCTGATCAAGCTCAACCGCCACAAAACCGCCACAGACCCGGCGAAGGTCGCGTAA
- a CDS encoding lambda-exonuclease family protein, with protein sequence MSTKYEHTTFLATQTEPLTPGSDEWARTVSASKVPAILGISKWDSAYSLWARATGRLENEEGNKATERGTYLEPAIRQWLADQLPGNRVTEGATFVHPDNPAHIATPDALIYEGRRRTPWALGEVKTAYNGDEWGKAGTCDVPADYMAQVAWQMWITGARTVYVAALVNMEFRLYVIHWEDVAADMDDILAMVAVWEHHVAKDIAPDWDGSDATLAAVRRMHPDIDPEAEAVIPEWWALELWAAIDAEKTAVAETKRCKSRILGSAGNARAIVTEDGRKAGTRSAKNGGTPYLTPAKYTPATIAA encoded by the coding sequence ATGAGCACCAAATACGAACACACCACGTTCCTTGCCACGCAGACCGAACCCCTCACCCCCGGCTCTGATGAATGGGCGCGCACCGTGTCCGCATCGAAGGTCCCCGCGATCCTCGGCATCAGCAAGTGGGACTCCGCCTACAGCTTGTGGGCCCGAGCCACCGGCCGCCTCGAGAACGAGGAAGGCAACAAGGCCACCGAGCGCGGCACCTACCTCGAGCCGGCCATCCGTCAGTGGCTCGCCGACCAGCTGCCCGGCAACCGAGTCACCGAGGGCGCCACCTTCGTCCACCCGGACAACCCCGCCCACATCGCCACCCCTGACGCCCTGATCTACGAGGGCCGCCGTCGCACCCCCTGGGCGCTCGGTGAGGTCAAGACCGCCTACAACGGCGACGAGTGGGGCAAGGCCGGCACCTGCGACGTCCCGGCGGACTACATGGCCCAGGTGGCGTGGCAGATGTGGATCACCGGCGCCCGCACCGTCTACGTGGCCGCCCTCGTGAACATGGAGTTCCGTCTCTACGTCATCCACTGGGAGGACGTGGCCGCCGACATGGACGACATCCTCGCGATGGTCGCCGTGTGGGAACACCACGTGGCCAAGGACATCGCCCCCGACTGGGACGGGTCGGACGCCACCCTCGCCGCGGTGCGCCGCATGCACCCGGACATCGACCCGGAAGCCGAAGCCGTCATCCCGGAGTGGTGGGCCCTCGAGCTCTGGGCAGCAATCGACGCCGAGAAGACCGCCGTCGCGGAGACCAAGCGGTGCAAGTCCCGGATCCTCGGCTCCGCCGGCAACGCCCGGGCCATCGTGACCGAAGACGGCCGCAAGGCCGGCACCCGCTCCGCCAAGAACGGCGGCACTCCCTACCTCACCCCAGCCAAGTACACCCCCGCGACCATCGCGGCCTGA
- the ssb gene encoding single-stranded DNA-binding protein, giving the protein MSSEQMITIRGRLTADPELRFTPSGAAVANFTIAANPRKFDKQSNEWKDGEAIFWRCTAWKDLGENIAASLVKGSAVIALAELEARSYETREGEKRTVTEARIEAMGPDLRWSTARVEKASRSSSGFGGSAPASDAGAWGGSTGGSWNTPAADQEPPF; this is encoded by the coding sequence ATGAGCAGCGAACAGATGATCACCATCCGCGGTCGACTCACCGCCGATCCGGAACTGAGGTTCACTCCGTCCGGCGCGGCAGTCGCCAACTTCACAATCGCGGCGAACCCCCGGAAGTTCGACAAGCAGTCGAATGAGTGGAAGGACGGCGAAGCCATCTTCTGGCGGTGCACCGCATGGAAGGACCTCGGCGAGAACATCGCAGCCTCACTGGTGAAGGGGTCGGCCGTCATCGCACTGGCCGAGCTCGAGGCCCGCTCCTACGAGACGCGTGAGGGCGAGAAGAGGACGGTCACCGAGGCTCGCATCGAGGCCATGGGCCCGGACCTCCGGTGGTCCACGGCCCGTGTCGAGAAGGCCAGCCGTTCGAGCAGCGGTTTCGGCGGGAGCGCCCCGGCATCGGACGCCGGCGCGTGGGGCGGGTCCACCGGCGGCAGCTGGAACACCCCAGCGGCCGACCAAGAACCCCCGTTCTAG